In the Heterodontus francisci isolate sHetFra1 chromosome 6, sHetFra1.hap1, whole genome shotgun sequence genome, one interval contains:
- the gpr18 gene encoding N-arachidonyl glycine receptor: MQTENSNLSDLQPSEFRIGAIIFYSIVFIIGLVVNVTAIWVFSCTTKKGTSVNIYMTNVALLDLIFIILLPFRMIYYARNYWPFGDVFCRINAVLTVFYPSIALWLLAFISVDRYMAVVQPKHSKELRHIGKAAASCIGIWIMTIVSVLPFMFSKNDPDKVSNFTTCLKMLDIIYLKEANSVNFVRVIFFFLLPLFIMIGCYCIIINSLLKGKTSKLKPKTKEKSIKIIVTLIVQVLVCFVPYHICFAFLLLQSGHSDFNVWAAFTTFLMNLSTCLDIILYYIVSKHFQARVISVIYYRNYLRSVRRKSFRTGSFRSLSNVNISDM; the protein is encoded by the coding sequence ATGCAAACAGAGAACAGCAACCTCTCGGACCTGCAGCCCTCAGAGTTCAGAATTGGGGCCATTATCTTTTACAGCATTGTTTTCATTATTGGGCTGGTTGTTAATGTGACTGCAATCTGGGTCTTCAGCTGCACCACCAAAAAAGGCACGTCTGTGAACATATATATGACAAATGTTGCCCTGCTGGATCTTATTTTCATAATACTGCTGCCTTTCCGTATGATCTACTACGCGAGGAATTACTGGCCCTTTGGTGACGTCTTCTGCCGGATCAATGCTGTCCTCACTGTATTTTACCCAAGCATTGCCCTGTGGCTTTTAGCTTTCATCAGTGTTGACCGTTACATGGCAGTGGTTCAACCCAAACACAGCAAGGAACTGCGCCACATTGGCAAAGCTGCGGCAAGTTGCATTGGAATCTGGATAATGACCATTGTGTCTGTTCTGCCATTTATGTTTTCAAAGAACGACCCAGACAAGGTCTCAAACTTCACAACCTGCCTAAAAATGCTCGACATCATTTATTTGAAGGAAGCCAACAGTGTGAACTTTGTCCGAGTGATTTTCTTTTTCCTCCTGCCCCTTTTCATTATGATAGGATGTTACTGCATCATCATCAACAGTCTTCTAAAAGGAAAAACATCTAAACTGAAGCCGAAAACGAAAGAAAAATCCATCAAAATAATTGTGACACTCATTGTTCAAGTGTTGGTTTGTTTCGTTCCCTATCACATCTGTTTTGCTTTCTTACTGTTACAAAGCGGCCACAGTGATTTCAACGTCTGGGCTGCCTTCACTACATTCTTGATGAACCTCAGCACTTGCCTTGACATAATCCTTTATTATATAGTGTCAAAGCACTTTCAGGCCAGAGTCATCAGTGTCATCTACTATCGGAACTACCTGCGGAGCGTACGACGCAAAAGCTTTAGAACTGGAAGCTTCCGCTCGCTGAGCAATGTCAACATCAGTGATATGTAA